A section of the Amblyomma americanum isolate KBUSLIRL-KWMA chromosome 2, ASM5285725v1, whole genome shotgun sequence genome encodes:
- the LOC144121619 gene encoding intraflagellar transport protein 22 homolog: protein MKIIVIGPCQSGKTVVSNFLAEATESSSGQYQPTKGVRILEFESPQILVKGRQTTASVELWDCSGDQKYENCWPAFSKDAQGILFIYSSDHRNVDTELDTWYNNFVQAQSVKDSQCIVFCHRKSGERPAGNPSQLSHLFARVTWVSTNIDDNEDGGKGGEQVRHEFNKFLERLSNELNERHDQEELSIIGQG from the exons ATGAAAATAATCGTTATTGGACCCTGTCAG TCTGGGAAAACGGTCGTTTCTAACTTCCTGGCGGAGGCGACAGAAAGCTCCTCCGGGCAATATCAGCCTACAAAAGGTGTTAG GATCTTAGAATTTGAAAGTCCACAAATCTTAGTCAAGGGCCGACAAACTACGGCATCGGTTGAACTTTGGGACTGCAGTGGGGACCAGAA GTACGAAAACTGTTGGCCTGCGTTTTCCAAAGATGCGCAGGGTATCTTATTCATCTACTCTTCAGATCACAGAAATGTGGACACTGAGCTTGACACATG GTACAATAACTTCGTTCAAGCGCAAAGCGTGAAGGACTCTCAGTGTATCGTGTTCTGCCATAGGAAGTCGGGCGAACGTCCTGCGGGAAATCCTTCTCAGCTGTCGCATTTGTTTGCTCGTGTCACTTGGGTATCAACAAATATAGACGACAACGAAGACGGTGGAAAAGGCGGAGAGCAGGTGCGACACGAATTCAACAAGTTTCTGGAACGCCTGTCAAACGAACTGAACGAAAGACACGACCAAGAGGAGCTTAGCATCATAGGACAAGGGTGA